The following are encoded together in the Cervus elaphus chromosome 23, mCerEla1.1, whole genome shotgun sequence genome:
- the EEF1A2 gene encoding elongation factor 1-alpha 2 yields MGKEKTHINIVVIGHVDSGKSTTTGHLIYKCGGIDKRTIEKFEKEAAEMGKGSFKYAWVLDKLKAERERGITIDISLWKFETTKYYITIIDAPGHRDFIKNMITGTSQADCAVLIVAAGVGEFEAGISKNGQTREHALLAYTLGVKQLIVGVNKMDSTEPAYSEKRYDEIVKEVSAYIKKIGYNPATVPFVPISGWHGDNMLEPSPNMPWFKGWKVERKEGNASGVSLLEALDTILPPTRPTDKPLRLPLQDVYKIGGIGTVPVGRVETGILRPGMVVTFAPVNITTEVKSVEMHHEALSEALPGDNVGFNVKNVSVKDIRRGNVCGDSKSDPPQEAAQFTSQVIILNHPGQISAGYSPVIDCHTAHIACKFAELKEKIDRRSGKKLEDNPKSLKSGDAAIVEMVPGKPMCVESFSQYPPLGRFAVRDMRQTVAVGVIKNVEKKSGGAGKVTKSAQKAQKAGK; encoded by the exons ATGGGCAAGGAGAAGACCCACATCAACATAGTGGTCATCGGCCACGTGGACTCGGGCAAGTCCACCACGACTGGCCACCTCATCTACAAATGCGGGGGCATCGACAAGAGGACCATCGAGAAGTTTGAGAAGGAGGCTGCCGAG ATGGGGAAGGGCTCCTTCAAGTATGCCTGGGTACTAGACAAGCTGAAGGCAGAGCGGGAGCGCGGCATCACCATCGACATCTCCCTCTGGAAATTTGAGACCACCAAATACTACATCACCATCATCGACGCCCCAGGCCACCGCGACTTCATCAAGAACATGATCACAGGCACATCCCAG GCGGACTGCGCCGTGCTGATCGTGGCTGCAGGAGTGGGTGAGTTCGAGGCAGGCATCTCCAAGAATGGGCAGACCCGGGAGCACGCGCTGCTGGCCTACACGCTGGGCGTGAAGCAACTCATCGTGGGGGTGAACAAGATGGACTCCACGGAACCCGCCTACAGCGAGAAGCGCTATGATGAAATTGTCAAGGAGGTCAGCGCCTACATCAAGAAGATCGGCTACAACCCGGCCACCGTGCCCTTCGTGCCCATCTCAGGCTGGCACGGGGACAACATGCTGGAGCCCTCACCCAAC ATGCCCTGGTTCAAGGGCTGGAaagtggagaggaaggaagggaatgcCAGTGGCGTGTCCCTCCTGGAGGCCCTGGACACTATCCTGCCTCCCACACGCCCCACAGACAAGCCCCTGCGTCTGCCGCTGCAGGACGTGTACAAGATtggtg GCATTGGCACCGTCCCTGTGGGCCGAGTGGagacagggatcctgaggcctGGCATGGTGGTGACCTTTGCGCCCGTGAACATCACCACGGAGGTGAAGTCAGTGGAGATGCACCACGAGGCTCTGAGCGAGGCCCTGCCCGGGGACAATGTCGGCTTCAACGTGAAGAACGTGTCAGTCAAGGACATCCGCCGGGGCAACGTGTGTGGGGACAGCAAGTCTGACCCACCCCAGGAAGCCGCCCAGTTCACGTCCCAG GTCATCATTCTGAACCACCCTGGGCAGATCAGCGCTGGCTATTCACCAGTCATTGACTGCCACACAGCCCATATCGCCTGCAAGTTTGCTGAGCTGAAGGAGAAGATTGACCGTCGCTCCGGCAAGAAGTTGGAGGACAACCCCAAGTCCCTGAAGTCCGGTGATGCAGCCATTGTGGAGATggtcccagggaagcccatgtgtgtggAGAGCTTCTCCCAGTACCCGCCTCTCG GCCGCTTCGCCGTGCGCGACATGCGGCAGACAGTGGCCGTGGGCGTCATCAAGAACGTGGAGAAGAAGAGCGGCGGCGCCGGCAAGGTCACCAAGTCGGCTCAGAAGGCGCAGAAGGCGGGCAAGTGA